In Amycolatopsis endophytica, the following are encoded in one genomic region:
- a CDS encoding phosphatidylserine decarboxylase has product MSSTAPDEASNPITHALNLARDTLPPMHPAGRPFVAAGVAATLLLRRVWKPLGAVGALATLATAAFFREPKRVPPERAGLVLAAADGLVSLIEEAAPPPELGLPAEPRMRVSVFLSVFDVHVQRVPASGVVERVAYRPGKFLSADLDKASDDNERNSVLLRTESGHELVVVQIAGLVARRILCQVADGEKVAAGDTYGLIRFGSRVDIYLPPGSEVLVRTGQRTIGGETPLAALPERGA; this is encoded by the coding sequence ATGAGCAGCACTGCGCCGGACGAGGCGAGCAATCCGATCACCCATGCCCTGAACCTGGCCCGCGACACACTGCCGCCGATGCACCCCGCGGGGCGGCCGTTCGTCGCCGCCGGGGTGGCGGCCACGCTGCTGCTGCGGCGGGTCTGGAAGCCGCTGGGCGCCGTCGGCGCGCTGGCGACGCTGGCCACCGCGGCGTTCTTCCGCGAGCCGAAGCGGGTGCCGCCGGAACGGGCGGGCCTGGTGCTCGCCGCCGCCGACGGGCTCGTGTCGCTCATCGAGGAGGCCGCGCCGCCGCCCGAGCTGGGCCTGCCCGCCGAGCCGCGGATGCGGGTCAGCGTGTTCCTGTCGGTCTTCGACGTGCACGTCCAGCGCGTGCCCGCGAGCGGGGTCGTCGAACGGGTCGCCTACCGGCCCGGCAAGTTCCTCTCCGCCGACCTGGACAAGGCCAGCGACGACAACGAGCGCAACTCGGTGCTGCTGCGCACCGAGTCCGGGCACGAGCTGGTGGTCGTGCAGATCGCCGGCCTGGTCGCGCGGCGGATCCTGTGCCAGGTCGCCGACGGCGAGAAGGTCGCGGCCGGCGACACCTACGGCCTGATCCGCTTCGGCTCGCGCGTCGACATCTATCTGCCCCCGGGCAGCGAGGTGCTGGTCCGCACGGGTCAGCGGACGATCGGCGGCGAAACACCGCTGGCTGCGCTGCCGGAGCGGGGAGCCTGA
- a CDS encoding cold-shock protein has product MAVGTVKWFNSEKGYGFIASPEGPDVFVHYSAIQSDGFRTLDEGDQVEFQIESGRDGRTQAADVRKVS; this is encoded by the coding sequence GTGGCTGTTGGCACGGTCAAGTGGTTCAATTCCGAAAAGGGCTACGGCTTCATCGCGTCCCCCGAGGGACCCGATGTGTTCGTGCATTACTCGGCCATCCAGTCGGATGGATTCCGGACACTGGACGAGGGGGATCAGGTCGAGTTCCAGATCGAGTCCGGTCGCGACGGCCGGACACAGGCGGCGGACGTCCGCAAGGTGTCCTAG
- the moeA gene encoding molybdopterin molybdotransferase MoeA yields MISVDTYRAAVTELLGAAPHTTLPLAGCAGLVLAEDVPAGVSLPPFDNSAMDGYAVRAVDVASATAATPVELPVAGDIPAGRTDVPPLLPGTVHRIMTGAPMPSGADAVVKVEDTDGGTEKVSIREPAAVGTHLRRTGEDVAAGTVALRAGTVLGPAQLGLAAAVGLDRLTVHAPPRVLVVSTGSELVTPPGELRHGQIYESNSIMLAAGLRGLGCRVDIVRSVVDDVEEFRAVIEPRLADTDLVVTSGGVSAGAYEVVKDALTGAGVEFVKVAMQPGGPQGNGRWNGVPVVTLPGNPVSVLVSFEVFLRPAILTALGHRDVDRQRVRARLTESLDSPAGRRQFRRGFYSHADGEVTGRVGPRGGPGSHLLNAFAHANCLIELPEDVVEAPEGSEVDVLLLPDGASA; encoded by the coding sequence GTGATTTCCGTGGACACCTACCGCGCCGCCGTCACCGAGCTGCTCGGCGCCGCCCCGCACACCACGCTCCCGCTGGCCGGGTGCGCCGGGCTGGTACTGGCCGAGGACGTCCCCGCCGGCGTCTCGCTGCCGCCGTTCGACAACTCGGCGATGGACGGCTACGCCGTGCGCGCCGTCGATGTCGCCTCCGCGACCGCGGCGACGCCGGTCGAGCTGCCGGTCGCCGGGGACATCCCGGCCGGGCGCACCGACGTGCCGCCGCTGCTGCCGGGCACCGTGCACCGCATCATGACCGGCGCGCCGATGCCGTCGGGCGCGGACGCGGTGGTGAAGGTCGAGGACACCGACGGCGGCACCGAGAAGGTGTCGATCCGTGAGCCCGCCGCGGTGGGCACCCACCTGCGCCGCACCGGTGAGGACGTCGCAGCGGGCACGGTCGCGCTGCGGGCGGGCACGGTGCTCGGGCCCGCGCAGCTCGGGCTGGCCGCCGCGGTCGGGCTGGACCGGCTGACCGTGCACGCGCCGCCCCGGGTGCTGGTCGTGTCGACCGGTTCGGAGCTGGTGACGCCGCCGGGCGAGCTGCGCCACGGCCAGATCTACGAGTCGAACAGCATCATGCTCGCCGCGGGCCTGCGCGGGCTCGGCTGCCGCGTGGACATCGTGCGCAGCGTGGTCGACGACGTCGAGGAGTTCCGCGCGGTCATCGAGCCGCGGCTGGCGGACACCGATCTGGTGGTGACCTCCGGCGGGGTCAGCGCGGGCGCCTACGAGGTGGTGAAGGACGCGCTGACCGGGGCGGGCGTCGAGTTCGTCAAGGTCGCGATGCAGCCCGGCGGACCGCAGGGCAACGGGCGCTGGAACGGGGTGCCTGTGGTGACCCTGCCCGGCAACCCGGTGAGCGTGCTGGTGTCGTTCGAGGTGTTCCTGCGCCCCGCGATCCTGACCGCGCTCGGCCACCGCGACGTCGACCGGCAGCGGGTGCGGGCCCGGCTGACCGAGAGCCTGGATTCGCCAGCGGGACGTCGCCAGTTCCGGCGCGGGTTCTACTCCCACGCGGACGGTGAGGTGACCGGCCGGGTGGGCCCGCGCGGCGGACCGGGCTCCCACCTGCTCAACGCGTTCGCGCACGCCAACTGCCTGATCGAACTCCCGGAGGATGTCGTCGAGGCGCCCGAAGGCAGCGAGGTCGACGTGCTGCTGCTTCCCGATGGTGCTTCAGCGTGA
- a CDS encoding nitroreductase family protein, which produces MDANTLLTTTRSVRRKLDLDRPVEPEVITECLRIAMQAPIAGNRLGAIRWLVVRDPELKARIAEPIRKVGEAAQREYGHLVAPRSLESAKFLLDNIHRVPALVLACLAGRPGGGNAEMTGFYGSIYPAIWSFQLALRARGLGSTITGYHLFGHEEEVARVVGIPADSTQVALLPVAYTTQRDFRPAARPPVEDITYLDRWGERVS; this is translated from the coding sequence ATGGACGCGAACACGTTGCTGACCACCACCCGCTCGGTGCGGCGCAAGCTGGACCTGGACCGGCCGGTCGAGCCGGAGGTGATCACCGAGTGCCTGCGGATCGCGATGCAAGCGCCGATCGCAGGCAACCGGCTGGGCGCCATCCGCTGGCTCGTGGTCCGCGACCCCGAGCTGAAGGCCCGAATCGCCGAGCCGATCCGCAAGGTCGGCGAGGCCGCCCAGCGCGAGTACGGGCACCTCGTCGCGCCACGCTCGCTGGAGTCGGCGAAGTTCCTGCTGGACAACATCCACCGCGTCCCCGCGCTCGTGCTGGCCTGCCTGGCCGGGCGTCCGGGGGGTGGCAACGCCGAGATGACCGGGTTCTACGGCTCGATCTACCCGGCGATCTGGAGCTTCCAGCTCGCGCTGCGCGCCCGCGGCCTGGGCAGCACGATCACCGGCTACCACCTGTTCGGGCACGAGGAGGAGGTCGCGCGGGTGGTCGGCATCCCGGCGGACTCCACCCAGGTCGCCCTGCTGCCGGTCGCCTACACCACCCAGCGGGACTTCCGCCCGGCCGCGCGGCCACCGGTCGAGGACATCACCTACCTCGACCGGTGGGGTGAGCGCGTCAGCTGA
- a CDS encoding zinc-binding dehydrogenase: protein MRALVVDRSAESRLALAEVPDPEPAPYEALVRVEAISLNYGETFMVSTGQLPDGTVPGWDATGVVVRAAADGSGPAVGTRVVTLGMTGAWAELRAVPTATIGTVPEGADGGAISTIPVAALTALHVLRRFGQTLGRRIMITGASGGVGRFAVQLAVRAGAEVVAVSADPAQVAVLEALGAHEVVKHPAEVSRPVHGVLDNVEGEQMVAAFGALAAGGSLVSVGHSANQDVVFPVGSFIPVDGRHDRSISTFFLLADPHADVSADLTWLAGEVAAGRLDPGITWRGDWTRHHEATATLLGRRLRGKAVLEVS, encoded by the coding sequence ATGCGTGCGCTGGTCGTCGACCGTTCCGCGGAGTCCCGCTTGGCGCTGGCGGAGGTGCCCGATCCCGAGCCCGCGCCCTACGAGGCGCTGGTCCGGGTCGAGGCGATCTCGCTCAACTACGGAGAGACGTTCATGGTGAGCACGGGCCAGCTGCCCGACGGGACCGTGCCGGGCTGGGACGCGACCGGCGTGGTGGTGCGGGCCGCCGCCGATGGATCCGGCCCGGCCGTCGGCACGCGCGTGGTCACGCTCGGCATGACCGGCGCGTGGGCGGAGCTGCGGGCGGTGCCGACCGCGACGATCGGCACTGTGCCGGAGGGGGCGGACGGCGGTGCGATCAGCACGATCCCGGTCGCCGCGCTGACCGCGCTGCACGTCCTGCGGCGGTTCGGGCAGACGCTGGGGCGGCGGATCATGATCACCGGGGCGTCCGGTGGCGTCGGCCGCTTCGCCGTGCAGCTCGCGGTACGGGCCGGTGCCGAGGTCGTGGCCGTCAGCGCGGACCCGGCGCAGGTGGCGGTGCTCGAAGCGCTCGGCGCGCACGAGGTGGTCAAGCACCCGGCCGAGGTGAGCCGTCCCGTGCACGGGGTGCTGGACAACGTGGAGGGCGAGCAGATGGTCGCCGCGTTCGGGGCGCTGGCCGCGGGCGGATCGCTGGTCAGCGTCGGGCACTCCGCGAACCAGGACGTGGTGTTCCCGGTCGGCTCCTTCATCCCGGTCGACGGGCGCCACGACCGGTCGATCAGCACGTTCTTCCTGCTGGCCGACCCACACGCCGACGTGAGCGCCGACCTCACCTGGCTGGCGGGCGAAGTGGCCGCCGGCCGCCTCGACCCGGGCATCACGTGGCGCGGCGACTGGACCCGCCACCACGAGGCGACGGCAACACTGCTGGGCCGCCGCCTGCGCGGCAAGGCGGTGCTGGAAGTCAGCTGA
- a CDS encoding TetR/AcrR family transcriptional regulator, translated as MALTRERVLDTALRLVGENGLNGLSMRKLAAELGVEAMSLYNHVANKQDLLDGVAARVFEQVALPDPRLPWDERLRALGLSAFETLNRHPAVVRALTAERANPLSEGSVRLMDAILGALLDAGLDEYHAARGYRSLIGMVFGAVLVGAGGLAPERDEPAVGWFRRTVSPRRHPNLHRVLPALAGIDCVQDFRYQLDLFIRGLS; from the coding sequence GTGGCTCTGACGCGAGAAAGAGTGCTCGACACGGCACTGCGGCTGGTCGGGGAGAACGGCCTGAACGGCCTGTCGATGCGCAAGCTCGCGGCCGAACTGGGCGTGGAGGCGATGTCGCTCTACAACCACGTCGCGAACAAGCAGGACCTGCTGGACGGCGTCGCGGCGCGGGTCTTCGAGCAGGTCGCGCTACCGGATCCGCGGCTGCCGTGGGACGAGCGGCTGCGCGCGCTCGGGCTGAGCGCGTTCGAGACGCTCAACCGGCACCCCGCCGTGGTTCGCGCGCTGACCGCCGAGCGGGCCAACCCGCTGTCCGAGGGTTCGGTCCGGCTGATGGACGCCATCCTCGGCGCGCTGCTGGACGCCGGGCTCGACGAGTACCACGCGGCCCGCGGCTACCGGTCGCTGATCGGCATGGTGTTCGGTGCGGTGCTCGTCGGCGCGGGAGGGCTGGCGCCGGAACGGGACGAGCCCGCCGTCGGCTGGTTCCGCCGCACGGTCAGCCCGCGGCGGCACCCGAACCTGCACCGGGTCCTGCCCGCACTGGCCGGGATCGACTGTGTCCAGGACTTCCGCTACCAGCTCGACCTGTTCATCAGGGGCCTGTCTTAG
- a CDS encoding TetR/AcrR family transcriptional regulator, translating to MTTTEEPLPLRERKKLRTRQALAETAVAMFTERGFDSTTLDELVEAVEVSKRTFFRNFASKEDVATTAVKQLWDTVLEVVAERPSPRLDGLKDALLTAIDRMDDYWYRQFLPAVRLVETHPALQGYSLRYCTGIQEEMVRLLPGEPTLERRLLVEIAVGAWHVALAEWSPSGDRERLPVLVERAFAAIPAVVSLE from the coding sequence ATGACGACCACCGAGGAGCCGCTGCCCCTGCGCGAACGCAAGAAGCTGCGCACCCGCCAGGCGCTGGCCGAGACCGCGGTCGCCATGTTCACCGAGCGCGGCTTCGACTCGACCACGCTCGACGAGCTGGTCGAGGCGGTCGAGGTCTCCAAGCGGACCTTCTTCCGCAACTTCGCGTCCAAAGAGGACGTCGCGACGACGGCGGTCAAACAGCTGTGGGACACCGTCCTCGAGGTGGTGGCCGAGCGCCCGTCGCCCCGGCTGGACGGGCTGAAGGACGCGCTGCTCACCGCGATCGACCGGATGGACGACTACTGGTACCGGCAGTTCCTGCCCGCCGTCCGGCTGGTCGAGACGCACCCCGCGCTGCAGGGGTACTCGCTGCGCTACTGCACCGGGATCCAGGAGGAGATGGTCCGCCTGCTGCCCGGCGAACCCACGCTCGAACGGCGCCTGCTGGTCGAGATCGCGGTCGGCGCGTGGCACGTCGCGCTCGCCGAGTGGAGCCCGTCCGGCGACCGCGAGCGGCTGCCGGTCCTGGTCGAGCGCGCCTTCGCCGCCATCCCGGCCGTGGTTTCCCTAGAGTGA
- a CDS encoding AIM24 family protein has protein sequence MQVRTRHTPAFGVARVILGPGEAVQARGESMFASSFGLTEVTNGRKSPSVFTAPADGGWLDLAPSGAGDVYPLEFDGRTGWCVARDAVLARPASVRSDAWPGLQAMFGTEHGFLDHYAGTGPLVLACAGPVDQFQLAAGELVSVRPGHLLAYPDKVQCRLRALDPSGQQSIRTGEGLMLDFAGPGSLLVQTRKSR, from the coding sequence ATGCAGGTCCGCACCCGGCACACGCCCGCGTTCGGCGTCGCCCGAGTGATCCTGGGTCCCGGCGAGGCGGTGCAGGCCAGGGGCGAGTCGATGTTCGCCAGCAGTTTCGGGCTCACCGAGGTGACGAACGGCAGGAAGTCGCCATCCGTGTTCACCGCGCCGGCCGATGGCGGCTGGCTCGACCTCGCGCCCTCCGGGGCCGGTGACGTCTACCCGCTGGAGTTCGACGGCCGCACCGGCTGGTGCGTCGCACGGGACGCGGTGCTCGCGCGACCGGCGTCGGTCCGGTCCGACGCGTGGCCGGGCCTGCAGGCGATGTTCGGCACCGAGCACGGGTTCCTCGACCATTACGCCGGAACCGGACCACTGGTGCTGGCCTGCGCCGGTCCGGTGGACCAGTTCCAGCTGGCCGCGGGCGAGCTGGTTTCCGTGCGCCCCGGCCATCTGCTGGCCTACCCGGACAAGGTGCAGTGCCGTCTGCGGGCGTTGGACCCTTCGGGGCAGCAGTCGATCCGGACGGGCGAAGGACTGATGCTCGACTTCGCCGGACCGGGATCGCTTTTGGTGCAGACCCGTAAATCTCGCTGA
- a CDS encoding CDP-alcohol phosphatidyltransferase family protein has translation MVRVMTPSVRLLPNAITVLALCAGLSAAQFALNRQFVLAIGAIGVAAVLDSLDGRIARLLDATSKMGAELDSLSDAISFGVSPALVLYIWLGDTSGFGWIASLTFAVCIVLRLARFNTLLDVEQPPYAKEFFVGVPAPAGGLCALLPLILTLEFGEGWWSSDVVVWLWTVAVALLLISRIPTLSLKTVRVPAKAAAPLLVGVGLAAAAIIQYPLVALAVALLVYLVHIPYAVRRYHWLANHPEAWGVPLRERRAIRRSTSRLRLRRPRFPRVAGNQRLAVRRTSGHVVRGVRTYPSDSQDRSRRRSWRRLGLRQRNR, from the coding sequence ATGGTCCGCGTGATGACACCGTCGGTGCGGCTGCTGCCGAACGCGATCACGGTACTGGCGCTGTGCGCGGGGCTGTCGGCCGCGCAGTTCGCGCTCAACCGCCAGTTCGTGCTGGCGATCGGCGCGATCGGCGTCGCCGCCGTGCTGGACAGCCTGGACGGCCGGATCGCGCGCCTGCTCGACGCGACGTCGAAGATGGGCGCCGAACTGGACTCGCTGTCCGACGCCATCTCCTTCGGTGTCTCACCCGCGCTGGTGCTCTACATCTGGCTCGGCGACACGTCCGGCTTCGGCTGGATCGCCTCGTTGACCTTCGCGGTCTGCATCGTGCTGCGGCTGGCCCGGTTCAACACGTTGCTGGACGTCGAGCAGCCGCCGTACGCGAAGGAGTTCTTCGTCGGTGTGCCCGCTCCGGCGGGTGGTCTCTGCGCCCTGTTGCCGCTGATCCTGACACTGGAGTTCGGCGAGGGCTGGTGGTCCTCCGACGTCGTCGTCTGGCTGTGGACGGTGGCCGTCGCGCTGCTGCTGATCAGCCGGATCCCGACGCTGTCGCTGAAAACGGTCCGGGTCCCGGCGAAGGCCGCCGCGCCGCTGCTGGTGGGCGTCGGCCTCGCGGCGGCCGCGATCATCCAGTACCCGCTGGTCGCGCTGGCCGTCGCGCTGCTGGTCTACCTGGTGCACATCCCCTACGCCGTGCGGCGCTACCACTGGCTGGCCAACCACCCCGAGGCGTGGGGTGTGCCGCTGCGCGAGCGCCGGGCGATCCGGCGCAGCACGAGCCGCCTGCGCCTGCGGCGGCCGAGGTTCCCGCGGGTCGCGGGCAACCAGCGGCTGGCCGTGCGCCGGACCTCGGGGCACGTGGTGCGCGGCGTGCGCACCTACCCGTCGGACAGCCAGGACCGCTCCCGGCGGCGCAGCTGGCGGCGGCTCGGGCTCCGGCAGCGCAACCGCTAA
- a CDS encoding AAA family ATPase yields the protein MSAPQITLTIRHTPSALDTRRGIVRLHPEVLDALGLRAWDAVHLTGARVSAALAAPGDAGGTPGVIHADDVTLSNLGVTEGSEVVVAPADVTQARSVTVAGSRLASASLSPNTLRLALTGKVLTVGDAVSLLPQDLAPAPGSDATTVRGQLSRAIGAGWTTELLTVTSTEPGGPVVIGPSTVVSWREGASTGAPAVAAAPPRVEPEVVSEPEEPAPPVSDLCGAHDQARTLAEWVDLTFKRPDLLARLGTSARLGVLLSGAEGVGKTTLVRSVAAAENLRLVTLAAPSIAVLDPNTIATRLREAIDQADSGGPAVLLITDIDTLLPATQPPPVATVVLDELRGALTRPDLAVVATTARPEACDPRLRAADLLDRELAIPQPDARVRTELLRVLLRDVPLESTVDLGGIADRTPGFVAADLLALRRDAAVRAALRQREVDEPRIAQQDLLDALQSVRPISMSTSDSLATGGLSLADVGDMAEVKQSLTEAVLWPLRYPDSFARLGVAPPRGVLLYGPPGGGKTFLVRALAGTGALNVFAVKGAELLDKWVGESERAVRELFRKAADAAPSLVFLDEIDALAPRRGQSGDSGVSDRVVAALLTELDGVEPMRDVVVLGATNRPELVDPALLRPGRLERLVYVPPPDAEARADILRATARHTPLASDVDLDEVAAGLGGYSAADCAALIREAALTAMRESLEASEVTAAHLETARTTVRPSLDPAQLAALENYAKTRT from the coding sequence GTGAGCGCACCCCAGATCACGCTGACCATCCGGCACACCCCGTCGGCCCTCGACACGCGGCGCGGCATCGTCCGCCTGCACCCGGAGGTGCTCGACGCGCTCGGCCTGCGCGCGTGGGACGCCGTGCACCTGACCGGCGCCAGGGTCAGCGCCGCGCTCGCCGCGCCAGGGGACGCGGGCGGCACGCCCGGGGTGATCCACGCGGATGACGTGACACTGTCCAACCTCGGCGTCACCGAGGGCTCGGAGGTCGTCGTCGCGCCCGCGGACGTCACGCAGGCCCGCTCGGTCACCGTCGCCGGATCGAGGCTGGCCAGTGCGTCGCTGTCGCCGAACACGCTGCGGCTCGCGCTGACCGGCAAGGTCCTGACGGTCGGTGACGCCGTGTCGCTGCTCCCGCAGGACCTCGCCCCCGCGCCCGGTTCCGACGCCACCACCGTGCGTGGTCAGCTGTCCCGCGCGATCGGCGCCGGCTGGACCACCGAGCTGCTCACGGTCACCTCGACCGAGCCCGGCGGACCGGTCGTCATCGGACCGTCCACTGTGGTCAGCTGGCGGGAGGGCGCGAGCACCGGTGCGCCCGCCGTGGCCGCGGCACCGCCGCGCGTCGAGCCCGAGGTCGTCTCGGAACCCGAAGAGCCCGCGCCGCCGGTGAGCGACCTGTGCGGCGCGCACGACCAGGCCCGCACGCTCGCCGAATGGGTGGATCTCACGTTCAAGCGCCCGGACCTGCTCGCCCGGCTGGGCACCTCCGCCCGGCTCGGCGTGCTGCTGTCCGGCGCCGAAGGCGTCGGCAAGACGACGCTGGTGCGCTCGGTCGCCGCGGCCGAGAACCTCCGCCTGGTCACGCTGGCCGCGCCGTCGATCGCGGTGCTGGACCCGAACACGATCGCCACCCGTCTGCGTGAAGCGATCGACCAGGCGGACTCCGGCGGGCCCGCGGTGCTGCTGATCACCGACATCGACACGCTGCTGCCCGCCACCCAGCCGCCGCCCGTCGCCACCGTGGTGCTGGACGAACTGCGCGGCGCGCTCACCCGGCCGGACCTCGCGGTCGTCGCCACCACGGCCCGGCCGGAGGCGTGCGACCCACGGCTGCGGGCCGCCGACCTGCTCGACCGCGAGCTGGCGATCCCGCAGCCGGACGCCCGCGTGCGCACCGAACTGCTGCGCGTGCTGCTGCGGGACGTGCCACTGGAATCCACTGTGGACCTGGGCGGGATCGCGGATCGCACACCAGGTTTCGTCGCGGCGGACCTGCTGGCCCTGCGCCGTGACGCCGCTGTGCGGGCCGCGCTGCGCCAGCGTGAGGTCGACGAACCACGCATCGCGCAGCAGGACCTGCTCGACGCGCTCCAGTCCGTCCGCCCGATCTCGATGTCCACTTCGGACAGCCTCGCGACCGGCGGGTTGTCGCTGGCAGACGTCGGCGACATGGCCGAGGTCAAGCAGTCGCTGACCGAGGCCGTCCTGTGGCCGCTGCGCTACCCGGACTCGTTCGCGCGGCTGGGCGTCGCACCGCCGCGCGGGGTCCTGCTCTACGGCCCGCCCGGCGGTGGCAAGACGTTCCTGGTGCGGGCGCTCGCGGGCACCGGCGCCCTGAACGTGTTCGCCGTCAAGGGCGCCGAACTGCTGGACAAGTGGGTCGGCGAGTCGGAGCGGGCGGTGCGGGAACTGTTCCGCAAGGCCGCCGACGCCGCGCCGTCGCTGGTGTTCCTCGACGAGATCGACGCGCTCGCGCCGCGCCGGGGTCAGTCCGGCGACTCCGGCGTGTCCGACCGGGTGGTCGCCGCGTTGCTGACCGAACTGGACGGCGTCGAGCCGATGCGGGACGTGGTCGTGCTCGGCGCGACCAACCGTCCCGAGCTGGTCGACCCGGCCCTGCTGCGGCCCGGACGGCTGGAGCGGCTGGTGTACGTGCCACCGCCGGACGCCGAAGCCAGGGCCGACATCCTGCGCGCCACGGCCAGGCACACGCCGCTGGCGTCCGATGTGGACCTCGACGAGGTCGCGGCGGGCCTGGGCGGCTACTCGGCCGCGGACTGCGCCGCACTGATCCGCGAAGCGGCGCTGACCGCGATGCGCGAATCACTGGAGGCCAGCGAGGTCACGGCGGCGCACCTGGAGACGGCCAGGACCACGGTCCGCCCGTCACTGGACCCGGCACAGCTCGCGGCACTGGAGAACTACGCGAAAACCCGCACCTGA
- a CDS encoding serine/threonine-protein kinase — MTGDVSGDLTGRRLGNYRIDGVLGKGGMSVMYKATDVRLGRKVALKVIGEHLGADAEFRERFVDEARNTSAVDHANVVPLYDFGELDGMLYIAMRLVDGADLASLIAGGPIAPDRALRLLDQVADALDCLHERGLVHLDVKPANVLVTSRESAREHVYVADFGLTRRGATGHRTRGGDFLGSPTYAAPEHLRGEPLDGRTDQYALACVLYACLTGQPPFSGDVPTVIKGHLAVEPPAVSGVVGLPAGVDEVVRKGMAKNPPDRYDNCVELITAARKALGPAAASTTPPGPPQAEAQREAGMQPYPPQGQPGQSGQGQPGRAGQPARGGPGQGGLPGQPGQGGQAGPHGPGQPGPQNQPGPQGGQGPLPPGQPGQPHPGGPYGNPGMQSHPGMPMPPRFAPNTPPQNWAAQQQQQGWQQYQQSGYPPQQPYGYAPPKRSGGLKWLWAGIAGLVVVAAVVVTLVLVNRDSGTSPAPTTAPNIPVGPSGGSTAQSTGGGPPPATISIRPSS; from the coding sequence GTGACAGGCGATGTGTCGGGGGACCTCACCGGTCGCCGGCTGGGCAACTACCGCATCGACGGTGTGCTCGGCAAGGGTGGCATGAGCGTCATGTACAAGGCCACCGACGTGCGGCTCGGTCGCAAGGTGGCCCTGAAGGTGATCGGCGAGCACCTGGGTGCCGACGCCGAGTTCCGCGAACGTTTCGTGGACGAGGCGCGCAACACCTCCGCCGTGGACCACGCGAACGTCGTACCGCTGTACGACTTCGGTGAACTCGACGGGATGCTCTACATCGCCATGCGCCTGGTCGACGGTGCCGATCTGGCGAGCCTCATCGCGGGCGGGCCGATCGCGCCCGACCGCGCGCTCAGGCTGCTCGACCAGGTCGCCGACGCACTGGACTGCCTGCACGAACGCGGGCTCGTCCACCTGGACGTCAAACCGGCCAACGTGCTGGTCACCAGCCGGGAGTCGGCGCGCGAGCACGTCTACGTGGCCGACTTCGGGCTGACCCGGCGCGGTGCCACGGGACATCGCACCCGCGGTGGCGACTTCCTCGGGTCGCCGACCTACGCCGCGCCCGAACACCTGCGCGGGGAACCGCTGGACGGGCGCACCGACCAGTACGCGCTGGCGTGCGTGCTGTACGCGTGCCTCACCGGCCAGCCCCCGTTCAGCGGCGACGTGCCGACGGTCATCAAGGGACATCTGGCCGTCGAACCACCCGCCGTCTCCGGCGTCGTCGGGCTGCCCGCCGGCGTCGACGAGGTCGTGCGCAAGGGGATGGCCAAGAACCCGCCGGACCGCTACGACAACTGCGTCGAGCTGATCACCGCGGCGCGCAAGGCGCTCGGCCCGGCCGCCGCTTCGACCACACCGCCGGGCCCGCCCCAGGCCGAGGCCCAACGGGAGGCCGGAATGCAGCCGTACCCACCGCAGGGCCAGCCGGGGCAGTCAGGTCAGGGTCAGCCCGGCCGGGCCGGTCAGCCCGCCCGGGGCGGACCGGGCCAGGGCGGTCTCCCCGGTCAGCCGGGACAGGGCGGCCAAGCCGGGCCGCACGGCCCCGGTCAGCCGGGTCCGCAGAACCAGCCCGGCCCGCAGGGCGGCCAGGGCCCGCTTCCTCCGGGACAACCGGGCCAGCCGCACCCAGGTGGCCCCTACGGCAACCCGGGGATGCAGAGTCACCCCGGCATGCCGATGCCACCCCGGTTCGCGCCGAACACCCCGCCCCAGAACTGGGCCGCGCAGCAGCAGCAGCAGGGCTGGCAGCAGTACCAGCAGTCGGGCTACCCGCCCCAGCAGCCCTACGGCTACGCCCCGCCGAAGCGGAGCGGCGGCCTCAAGTGGCTGTGGGCGGGCATCGCGGGTCTGGTCGTGGTGGCGGCCGTCGTCGTCACGCTCGTACTGGTGAACCGGGACAGCGGCACCTCGCCCGCGCCGACCA